One genomic segment of Chromatiales bacterium includes these proteins:
- a CDS encoding sulfotransferase, whose product MTTPSNGLREAQTLIRNGSLKTARTTLEKTLAQSPDDTSARQLLADLLVRTGAMPEAIGHYRVLAAQHPEDAGLRGNLGNVLLFTGAFGEAVDAYTEVLAHAPEHPLALDGLAAAHLGMGDPQSALAFGERAVKASPTLASAHYNLARAQIALGRTAEAEATLRRAVACGPGFADAHVNLGALLLARGQDAEAEARLREAVRINPRHEGAHYNLGNVLRRRQKYDAALGAYSAALELNPAAARTHAQIAAVLEQINRSDEARASAESALTLDPGQTSATLTLARTLRRSPDTAPRAVELLRGWISNHPEPSADGGSARLLLASLLDAAGETDQAWSLMTDGNTMLDLNGERDRETYRAYVSAYEQAFSEERLAEWPDDDDYPEAPVFIVGFPRSGTTLLDSLLRGHPALAVLEETDLKHATERRLWDQPGEFPTNVLSLESSELDKLRRDWLVRARELAGRRDGIIVDKLPLNLVAVPLLARLFPRARFVLALRHPMDAILSALMQDFAPNPAMAHLRDLDTAVALYVQVFKLWERYRRRLPLQVHAVRYEDVVADAEREMRALIAFLDLEWDDQVLAHRDRKGRGIATPSYHQVAQPIYDTAVERWRRYRDHIAAEAIERIAPVAQAYGYSVEP is encoded by the coding sequence ATGACGACCCCCTCCAACGGCCTGCGCGAGGCGCAGACCCTGATCCGAAACGGATCCCTCAAGACCGCACGTACCACCCTGGAAAAAACGCTCGCCCAGTCGCCTGATGACACGAGTGCGCGCCAGTTGCTGGCCGACCTGCTGGTGCGCACCGGCGCGATGCCCGAGGCGATCGGACACTATCGCGTGCTCGCCGCCCAGCATCCCGAGGATGCCGGCCTTAGGGGGAATCTCGGCAACGTGCTGCTGTTCACGGGCGCATTCGGCGAGGCGGTCGATGCCTACACCGAGGTTCTGGCGCACGCGCCCGAGCACCCGCTCGCGCTCGACGGTCTGGCCGCGGCACACCTTGGCATGGGCGACCCGCAGAGCGCGCTGGCGTTTGGCGAGCGTGCGGTCAAGGCGTCGCCGACCCTTGCGTCGGCGCACTACAACCTGGCGAGGGCACAGATCGCGCTCGGGCGTACGGCCGAGGCCGAGGCCACCCTGCGCCGTGCCGTCGCCTGCGGCCCGGGATTCGCGGACGCCCATGTCAACCTCGGGGCGCTGCTGCTTGCGCGAGGGCAGGACGCCGAAGCCGAGGCCCGCCTGCGCGAAGCAGTGCGGATCAACCCGCGCCACGAAGGCGCGCACTACAACCTCGGCAACGTACTGCGGCGACGCCAGAAATACGACGCCGCCCTGGGCGCGTATTCAGCCGCACTGGAACTCAACCCCGCGGCTGCGCGCACGCATGCACAGATCGCCGCTGTGCTCGAGCAGATCAATCGCTCCGACGAGGCGCGCGCAAGCGCCGAAAGCGCGCTCACGCTCGATCCAGGGCAGACGTCAGCGACCCTGACACTCGCCCGAACGCTGCGCCGGTCACCCGACACGGCCCCACGCGCCGTCGAGCTGCTGCGCGGCTGGATCAGCAATCATCCCGAGCCAAGCGCCGACGGTGGCTCGGCGCGACTGCTGCTCGCGAGTCTGCTCGACGCAGCCGGAGAAACGGACCAGGCCTGGTCGCTGATGACGGACGGCAACACCATGCTGGACCTCAACGGCGAGCGTGATCGCGAGACCTACCGCGCCTACGTCAGCGCGTACGAACAGGCGTTCAGCGAGGAACGTCTTGCCGAGTGGCCGGACGACGACGACTATCCCGAGGCGCCGGTCTTCATCGTCGGATTCCCACGCTCGGGCACCACACTCCTCGACAGCCTGCTGCGCGGTCACCCGGCGCTGGCGGTACTGGAGGAAACCGACCTCAAACACGCAACCGAACGGCGGCTGTGGGATCAGCCCGGCGAGTTTCCGACCAATGTCCTGTCGCTGGAGTCCAGCGAACTCGACAAGCTGCGCAGGGACTGGCTGGTTCGTGCGCGCGAACTCGCTGGTCGGCGCGACGGCATCATCGTCGACAAACTGCCACTGAATCTGGTCGCCGTACCGCTGCTCGCGAGGCTGTTTCCGCGCGCACGCTTCGTGCTGGCGCTGCGCCACCCGATGGATGCGATCCTCAGCGCGCTGATGCAGGATTTCGCGCCAAATCCGGCGATGGCCCACCTGCGTGACCTGGACACCGCCGTCGCGCTTTACGTGCAGGTCTTCAAGCTCTGGGAGCGCTATCGACGCCGACTGCCACTGCAAGTCCACGCGGTTCGATATGAGGATGTGGTGGCCGATGCCGAGCGCGAAATGCGAGCGCTGATCGCATTTCTCGATCTGGAATGGGACGACCAGGTGCTCGCGCACCGTGATCGAAAGGGCCGCGGTATCGCGACCCCGAGCTATCACCAGGTCGCGCAGCCGATCTACGACACCGCCGTGGAACGCTGGCGACGTTACCGCGACCACATCGCGGCCGAGGCCATCGAACGGATCGCGCCGGTCGCCCAGGCCTACGGCTACTCGGTCGAGCCCTGA